Proteins encoded by one window of Sediminicoccus rosea:
- a CDS encoding alginate O-acetyltransferase AlgX-related protein has protein sequence MIESWIKRMATLQAAVVIAILGWGAWQGVSAIASDSAQRRLAPTLNLEAFLAGRFAAAVNYVMAHNLPVDPYVRAAGGFFRWRFFDSGGPQVRVGCNDWLFLTEELRPWPDPGPAMRERVEGLARIRDRLAAQNITLLVTIVPDKARVHREELCGAPLSAQAEQRYAELVSTFAARGITPIPLLEPLRALAREKPAYWRTDTHWNQDGAALAARQIAAAARGLNLDRPGGFTTRFAAEETNGPGDLLRLMGLDIMPDGWRPAPDRQHLATTTAPAPAAGGGGGLLDDEGQPQVALIGSSYSLNANFHGFLQEALGAAVTNLAQAGGGFAGAARAYFSGATFREAPPRVIIWEVLERAMAQPVTEDERAFLAQ, from the coding sequence ATGATCGAGAGCTGGATCAAGCGGATGGCGACCCTCCAGGCGGCGGTGGTCATCGCCATCCTGGGCTGGGGTGCGTGGCAGGGCGTCTCCGCCATCGCCTCGGATTCCGCGCAGCGGCGCCTGGCGCCCACGCTGAACCTGGAGGCCTTCCTCGCCGGGCGCTTCGCCGCCGCGGTGAACTATGTGATGGCGCACAACCTGCCGGTGGACCCCTATGTGCGCGCGGCCGGCGGCTTCTTCCGCTGGCGCTTCTTCGATTCGGGCGGGCCGCAGGTGCGCGTCGGCTGCAATGACTGGCTCTTCCTCACCGAAGAGCTGCGCCCCTGGCCCGACCCCGGCCCCGCCATGCGCGAGCGCGTGGAGGGCCTGGCCCGTATCCGCGATCGGCTGGCGGCGCAGAACATCACCCTTCTCGTCACCATCGTGCCCGACAAGGCGCGGGTGCATCGCGAGGAACTCTGCGGCGCGCCGCTCTCGGCCCAGGCCGAGCAGCGTTACGCGGAGCTCGTCTCCACCTTCGCGGCGCGGGGCATCACGCCCATCCCGCTGCTGGAGCCGCTGCGGGCGCTCGCTCGCGAGAAGCCGGCCTATTGGCGCACCGATACGCATTGGAACCAGGATGGCGCGGCGCTGGCCGCGCGGCAGATCGCGGCCGCGGCGCGCGGGCTGAACCTGGATCGTCCCGGCGGCTTCACCACCCGCTTCGCGGCCGAGGAGACGAACGGCCCGGGCGACCTGCTGCGCCTGATGGGCCTCGACATCATGCCCGATGGCTGGCGCCCCGCGCCGGACCGCCAGCATCTGGCCACCACCACGGCCCCTGCGCCCGCGGCGGGCGGTGGCGGCGGGCTGCTGGATGACGAGGGCCAGCCGCAGGTGGCGCTGATCGGCTCCTCCTACTCGCTGAACGCGAATTTCCATGGCTTCCTGCAGGAGGCGCTGGGTGCGGCGGTGACCAACCTGGCCCAGGCCGGCGGCGGCTTCGCCGGTGCGGCGCGAGCCTATTTCTCGGGTGCGACTTTCCGAGAGGCCCCGCCGCGCGTGATCATCTGGGAAGTGCTGGAACGCGCCATGGCGCAGCCGGTGACGGAAGACGAGCGCGCCTTCCTGGCGCAGTGA
- a CDS encoding DUF1345 domain-containing protein: MSLTGLLRGGFTLPALGVGLAIFLVLLPTRLSPETAAMLGWSAHVVTYAALLLHRLGKAPPEAMRRRAREMAEGRSMVTWLSVLAAGASLLFLVLRWDGLVGVLAIPAIILSWFYVHLLFAQDYAHEYWTQECGIEFPGGDGTPEFSEFLYLAFTIGMTFQVSDVTTSSPVIRRLVLTHGLVSFGFNAVILAAAVNIVAGGSN, encoded by the coding sequence ATGTCCCTGACCGGCCTCCTGCGCGGCGGATTCACCTTGCCGGCACTGGGCGTCGGGCTCGCGATCTTCCTCGTGCTTCTGCCGACACGCCTGTCACCGGAGACGGCGGCGATGCTGGGCTGGTCCGCCCATGTCGTCACCTACGCAGCGCTGCTGCTGCACCGCCTGGGCAAGGCCCCGCCCGAGGCGATGCGCCGGCGCGCGCGGGAGATGGCGGAAGGCCGCAGCATGGTCACCTGGCTGTCCGTGCTGGCGGCCGGCGCCTCGCTGCTCTTTCTCGTGCTGCGTTGGGACGGGCTGGTGGGCGTCCTCGCCATCCCCGCCATCATCCTCTCCTGGTTCTACGTCCACCTGCTCTTCGCGCAGGACTACGCGCATGAATACTGGACGCAGGAATGCGGGATCGAATTCCCGGGCGGCGACGGCACGCCGGAATTCAGCGAGTTCCTCTACCTCGCCTTCACCATCGGCATGACCTTCCAGGTGAGCGACGTCACCACCAGCAGCCCCGTCATCCGGCGGCTGGTGCTCACCCATGGCCTCGTGTCCTTCGGCTTCAACGCGGTCATCCTCGCCGCCGCCGTGAACATCGTGGCGGGCGGATCGAACTGA
- a CDS encoding threonine ammonia-lyase, with the protein MTPSFDDVQAAARRMKGRIRRTPMLRHRALDAAAGGVVLVKPEPLQITGSFKLRGATNAAMLLPPEARAAGIVTHSSGNHGQAIAAACQALGMPALIAMPQDAPAVKVEATRAWGAEIHFFDRHGVDRDVLAQELAAKRGATVIPPFDHADVIAGQGTAILELLEDARTEGFRPDQIAICTGGGGLLAGSALSAKALAPQARIFAVEPEGWDDYGRSLRAGQRIANDGQGSGLCDALLSKQPGQLTLAVNAPRVEDGLVVTPAEVFAAMRFAFTHLKLVVEPGGAVALAAVLAGKLATRDAVTGIILSGGNVDAGVFAQAMAA; encoded by the coding sequence ATGACGCCGAGTTTCGATGATGTGCAGGCCGCCGCGCGCCGCATGAAGGGCCGCATCCGCCGCACGCCCATGTTGCGCCACCGCGCGCTGGATGCGGCGGCGGGCGGCGTTGTGCTGGTCAAGCCCGAGCCGCTGCAGATCACCGGCAGCTTCAAGCTGCGCGGCGCCACCAATGCCGCGATGCTGCTGCCGCCCGAGGCGCGGGCGGCCGGCATCGTCACCCATTCCTCCGGCAATCACGGCCAGGCGATCGCCGCCGCCTGCCAGGCGCTGGGCATGCCCGCGCTCATCGCCATGCCCCAGGATGCGCCGGCCGTGAAGGTCGAGGCGACGCGCGCCTGGGGCGCCGAGATCCATTTCTTCGACCGCCATGGCGTGGACCGTGACGTGCTGGCGCAGGAGCTTGCTGCGAAGCGCGGCGCCACCGTCATCCCGCCCTTCGACCATGCCGATGTCATCGCGGGGCAAGGCACCGCCATCCTCGAATTGCTGGAGGATGCGCGGACCGAGGGCTTCAGGCCGGACCAGATCGCCATCTGCACCGGCGGCGGCGGGCTGCTGGCAGGCTCCGCCCTCTCGGCCAAGGCGCTTGCCCCCCAGGCGCGGATCTTCGCGGTGGAGCCCGAGGGCTGGGACGATTACGGCCGCTCGCTGCGCGCCGGCCAGCGCATCGCCAATGACGGCCAGGGTTCGGGGCTCTGCGACGCGCTGCTCTCGAAGCAGCCGGGCCAGCTCACCCTCGCGGTGAACGCGCCGCGCGTGGAGGACGGGCTGGTGGTGACGCCGGCGGAGGTCTTCGCCGCCATGCGCTTCGCCTTCACCCATCTCAAGCTGGTGGTGGAGCCGGGCGGCGCCGTCGCGCTGGCAGCCGTGCTCGCCGGCAAGCTCGCGACGCGCGATGCGGTGACGGGCATCATCCTGAGCGGCGGCAATGTGGATGCGGGGGTCTTCGCCCAGGCCATGGCGGCCTGA
- a CDS encoding NtaA/DmoA family FMN-dependent monooxygenase (This protein belongs to a clade of FMN-dependent monooxygenases, within a broader family of flavin-dependent oxidoreductases, the luciferase-like monooxygenase (LMM) family, some of whose members use coenzyme F420 rather than FMN.) encodes MTTREGSRVTTREGSRVTTRKMHLVAYLKSGPNASYPSTWRHPSATLDDLFDPRRWEHCARVLEAARFDACFFADGLGIPDLYKGSYDDYLGRGGQLSLLDPMVIAPLMARATEHLGIGVTLSTSFIAPYVIARYLGSLDLISNGRAAWNVVTTGRDFEAQNCGMPGLPPKEERYDMADEVMEACDALWNGWEEDALVLDRERGVFADPSKVRYANYQGKYISTRGPLSIPRSPQVRPGIMQAGASPRGRAFAARWAEMIFATPATKADSLAYRTDIRARMEAIGRNPDECAVLPSMTVVVGETESIAREKAAHLESLVDPELVIASSSWSVVADLSKVDTPEAMAAADTNQGVQGHRDRMLQVAKAKGITFAEAVRQPRALVAGTPSMIADIMEDWFTSGACDGFILPPTIFPATFEEFGRMVVPELQRRGIFRRDYAGRTLRENLRNPG; translated from the coding sequence GTGACGACGCGCGAGGGGAGTCGCGTGACGACGCGCGAGGGGAGTCGCGTGACGACGCGCAAGATGCATCTGGTGGCCTATCTGAAGTCCGGCCCCAATGCGAGCTATCCCAGCACCTGGCGCCATCCCTCGGCGACGCTGGATGACCTCTTCGATCCGCGCCGCTGGGAGCATTGCGCCCGCGTGCTGGAGGCCGCGCGCTTCGACGCCTGCTTCTTCGCGGACGGCCTCGGCATCCCCGATCTCTACAAGGGCAGCTACGACGATTATCTCGGCCGCGGCGGGCAGCTCAGCCTGCTCGACCCCATGGTGATCGCACCGCTGATGGCGCGGGCGACGGAGCATCTGGGCATCGGCGTCACGCTCTCCACCAGCTTCATCGCGCCCTATGTCATCGCGCGCTATCTCGGCTCGCTCGATCTCATCAGCAACGGGCGCGCTGCGTGGAATGTCGTCACCACCGGGCGCGATTTCGAGGCGCAGAACTGTGGCATGCCGGGCCTGCCTCCGAAGGAGGAGCGCTACGACATGGCCGATGAGGTGATGGAGGCCTGCGACGCGCTGTGGAATGGCTGGGAGGAAGACGCGCTCGTGCTGGACCGCGAGCGCGGCGTCTTCGCCGACCCGTCCAAGGTGCGCTACGCCAACTACCAGGGGAAATACATCAGCACGCGGGGCCCGCTCTCCATTCCGCGCAGCCCGCAGGTGCGGCCGGGCATCATGCAGGCCGGCGCCTCGCCGCGCGGCCGCGCCTTCGCCGCCCGCTGGGCCGAGATGATCTTCGCCACCCCCGCCACCAAGGCCGATTCGCTCGCCTACCGCACGGACATCCGCGCGCGGATGGAGGCGATCGGCCGCAATCCTGATGAATGCGCCGTGCTGCCCTCGATGACCGTGGTGGTGGGCGAGACGGAGAGCATCGCCCGCGAAAAGGCGGCGCATCTGGAATCGCTGGTGGATCCGGAGCTGGTCATCGCCTCCAGCTCCTGGTCCGTCGTGGCGGATCTCAGCAAGGTGGACACGCCCGAGGCGATGGCGGCGGCTGACACCAACCAGGGCGTGCAGGGCCACCGGGACCGGATGCTGCAGGTGGCCAAGGCGAAGGGCATCACCTTCGCCGAGGCGGTGCGCCAGCCGCGCGCCCTGGTGGCCGGCACGCCTTCCATGATCGCCGACATCATGGAGGACTGGTTCACCTCCGGCGCCTGCGACGGCTTCATCCTGCCGCCCACCATTTTCCCCGCCACCTTCGAGGAATTCGGCCGGATGGTCGTGCCGGAATTGCAGCGGCGCGGAATCTTCCGCCGCGACTATGCGGGCAGGACGCTGCGGGAGAACCTGCGGAACCCGGGCTGA
- a CDS encoding ATP-dependent DNA helicase, with amino-acid sequence MAAVSPRLLLPDAPALVAAHGRATLLTPDGEVLTLTGGRIAEALAEYPPPLLVHAPSTAKRLDLPRFLDAFDLLELFAFALPARSAPPTPRGLALVLDLPPPEDDEAAAALLPEIASRLLRALADEARAPSGKEAAGMAAQLAGAAQWPWVPSVLAALGQPDAKPDRNAFKTWRRLPEWEETAAPPPPASHAVSGADSRRRLAEMLGAGAEQRPQQADFASAAAGAFAPREAEGAPHMILAEAGTGTGKTLGYIAPSSLWAERNGAPVWISTYTRNLQRQIDQELMQLFPDPEERRARVTVRKGRENYLCLLNLEEALGQSAMRQMALPLALVARWAGATRDGDIQGGDFPGWIGELFQPGALMGLADRRGECIRSACAHYKKCFVEHSIRRARTARLVVANHALVMVQAALGGGEDGRPTRYVFDEGHHLFDAADSAFSSALTGVEAAELRRWLLGAEGGRSRAKGLRARIQELAGDIPQLLAPMEEALHAARCLPGGGWYARMGDGALPADGNPTETFLHAARQQILARAVEDDGIYTLEVDLHPVSEAVLESGAALAAALQALEQPLTRLRDALAAKLETPEGEEEPEVGERIRLETAMRGIERRALMPLGAWRAMLGQLAAPQPEPGTRPVMVDWLQLDRREGRDVDAGLHRHWLDPTIPFAQVVAAPAHGLLITSATLTDAAKRDDPEAAWREAEARTGAVHLPLPAIRAALPSPFDYAANTRTFIVTDVDARQSGPVASAMQQLFLASGGGALGLFTAIRRLREVAHRIAPALEARGIPLYSQHVDAMDNATLVDIFRAEENSCLLGTDAMRDGVDVPGRALRLLVFDRVPWPRRTILHRERRLHLSEGAPQGHDDTHARHKLRQAFGRLVRRADDKGVFVLLDRACPSRVLAGLPEGVTPRRVTLAEAVAQTRELLAP; translated from the coding sequence ATGGCCGCCGTCTCCCCCCGCCTCCTGCTGCCCGACGCGCCGGCCCTTGTCGCCGCGCACGGCCGCGCCACGCTGCTCACGCCGGATGGCGAGGTGCTGACGCTAACCGGCGGGCGCATCGCCGAGGCGCTGGCCGAATATCCGCCGCCCCTGCTGGTCCATGCGCCTTCCACGGCGAAGCGGCTGGACCTTCCCCGCTTCCTCGACGCCTTCGACCTGCTGGAGCTCTTCGCCTTCGCGCTCCCCGCCCGCAGCGCCCCGCCGACGCCGCGCGGCCTCGCCCTGGTGCTGGACCTGCCGCCGCCGGAGGATGACGAGGCCGCAGCCGCGCTGCTGCCCGAAATCGCCTCGCGCCTGTTGCGCGCGCTGGCCGACGAAGCGCGCGCCCCCTCGGGGAAGGAGGCCGCGGGCATGGCGGCGCAACTCGCCGGCGCCGCGCAATGGCCCTGGGTGCCGAGCGTGCTGGCCGCGCTGGGTCAGCCCGACGCCAAGCCCGACCGCAACGCCTTCAAGACCTGGCGGCGCCTGCCGGAATGGGAGGAGACGGCCGCCCCGCCGCCGCCCGCGAGCCATGCCGTCAGCGGCGCCGATTCGCGCCGCCGCCTGGCCGAGATGCTGGGCGCGGGGGCCGAGCAACGCCCGCAGCAGGCCGATTTCGCCTCCGCCGCCGCCGGCGCCTTTGCCCCGAGGGAGGCCGAGGGCGCGCCCCACATGATCCTGGCCGAGGCGGGCACGGGCACCGGCAAGACGCTGGGCTACATCGCGCCCTCCAGCCTCTGGGCCGAGCGCAACGGCGCGCCCGTCTGGATCAGCACCTACACCCGCAATCTGCAGCGCCAGATCGACCAGGAGCTGATGCAGCTCTTCCCCGATCCGGAGGAGCGGCGGGCGCGCGTCACCGTCCGCAAGGGGCGCGAGAACTACCTCTGCCTGCTCAACCTGGAGGAGGCGCTGGGCCAGTCCGCCATGCGCCAGATGGCGCTGCCGCTGGCGCTCGTTGCGCGCTGGGCGGGGGCCACGCGTGATGGCGACATCCAAGGCGGCGATTTCCCCGGCTGGATCGGCGAGCTGTTCCAGCCCGGCGCGCTCATGGGCCTCGCCGACCGGCGCGGGGAGTGCATCCGCTCGGCCTGCGCGCACTACAAGAAATGCTTCGTCGAACACTCGATCCGCCGCGCCCGCACCGCGCGGCTCGTCGTCGCCAACCATGCGCTGGTCATGGTGCAGGCGGCACTCGGCGGGGGCGAGGATGGCAGGCCCACGCGCTATGTCTTCGATGAAGGGCATCACCTCTTCGACGCGGCGGACAGCGCCTTCTCCTCCGCGCTGACGGGCGTCGAGGCGGCGGAGCTGCGCCGCTGGCTGCTCGGTGCCGAGGGTGGCCGTTCCCGCGCCAAGGGCCTGCGCGCCCGCATCCAGGAATTGGCGGGCGACATCCCGCAACTGCTGGCCCCGATGGAGGAGGCGCTGCACGCCGCGCGCTGCCTGCCCGGCGGCGGCTGGTATGCCCGCATGGGCGATGGCGCGCTGCCCGCCGATGGCAATCCGACCGAGACCTTCCTGCACGCCGCCCGCCAGCAGATCCTGGCCCGCGCCGTGGAGGATGACGGCATCTACACGCTCGAGGTGGACCTGCATCCGGTGAGCGAGGCGGTGCTGGAATCCGGCGCCGCCCTGGCCGCCGCCCTGCAGGCGCTGGAACAGCCGCTGACCCGCCTGCGCGACGCGCTGGCCGCCAAGCTCGAAACCCCCGAGGGCGAGGAGGAGCCGGAAGTCGGCGAGCGCATCCGGCTGGAGACGGCCATGCGCGGCATCGAGCGGCGCGCCCTCATGCCGCTCGGCGCTTGGCGCGCCATGCTGGGGCAGCTCGCCGCCCCCCAGCCCGAGCCGGGCACGCGCCCCGTGATGGTGGACTGGCTCCAGCTCGACCGGCGCGAGGGGCGGGACGTGGATGCCGGCCTGCACCGCCACTGGCTGGACCCGACCATCCCCTTCGCCCAGGTGGTGGCCGCACCGGCGCATGGGCTTCTCATCACCTCCGCCACCCTGACCGACGCCGCGAAGCGCGACGACCCCGAGGCCGCCTGGCGCGAGGCCGAGGCGCGCACCGGTGCCGTGCATCTGCCGCTGCCCGCCATCCGCGCCGCGCTGCCATCGCCCTTCGACTATGCAGCCAATACGCGCACCTTCATCGTGACCGACGTGGATGCGCGGCAATCGGGCCCGGTGGCGAGCGCCATGCAGCAATTGTTCCTCGCCTCGGGCGGTGGCGCGCTCGGCCTCTTCACCGCCATCCGGCGCCTGCGCGAAGTGGCGCACCGCATCGCGCCCGCGCTGGAGGCGCGCGGCATCCCGCTCTATTCCCAGCATGTGGACGCGATGGACAATGCCACGCTGGTGGACATCTTCCGCGCGGAGGAGAACTCCTGCCTGCTCGGCACGGATGCGATGCGCGACGGCGTGGATGTGCCGGGCCGCGCGCTGCGCCTGCTGGTCTTCGACCGCGTGCCCTGGCCGCGCCGCACCATCCTGCACCGCGAGCGCCGCCTGCACCTGAGCGAGGGTGCGCCGCAGGGCCATGACGACACGCATGCGCGGCACAAGCTGCGCCAGGCCTTCGGCCGCCTGGTGCGGCGCGCGGATGACAAGGGCGTGTTTGTCCTGCTGGACCGCGCCTGCCCCTCGCGCGTGCTGGCCGGCCTGCCGGAGGGTGTGACGCCGCGCCGCGTCACGCTCGCCGAGGCGGTGGCGCAGACGCGCGAGCTTCTCGCGCCGTAA
- a CDS encoding MBOAT family O-acyltransferase has product MIFASFEFLFLFLPLFFVLYFLTPARFRNWTILLLSWAFYAWWRVDFLALLGGVTLYTFFIALRVNAAEEGSDSRFRWMMAGLIGNLGVLAYFKYANFGVQSFNQVVTAMGFAPTPWHEIILPIGLSFYVLQSVSYLIDVWRKDVPVSRNFVAYAAYKAIFSQLIAGPIVRYAEIEHDLKYRVHTWEKFGLGARRFMIGFCMKVLIADTIAPMVDVVYALPNPSMADAWAGAVGYTLQLFFDFAGYSAMAIGLAQMCAFRFPENFNNPYLAGNIQEFWQRWHMTLSRFLRDYLYISLGGNRKGPVRTYVNLLLTMVIGGFWHGANWTFIIWGFWHGGLLALHRYWRAAGNGPMPFILGNALLMLAVILGWVAFRAHDVTSAFAMYGAMFWPSSVGLSDALAWQVTPDQWWCVLIGIVLVYLPLFGTRLPWQRPVEAMGGFWRLCWFWAPTAGFILGMILLYSRAAVPFLYFQF; this is encoded by the coding sequence ATGATCTTCGCTTCCTTCGAGTTCCTCTTCCTCTTCCTGCCGCTGTTCTTTGTCCTCTACTTCCTCACGCCGGCCCGGTTCAGGAACTGGACGATCCTGCTGCTCTCCTGGGCCTTCTATGCCTGGTGGCGGGTGGATTTCCTCGCGCTGCTCGGGGGGGTGACGCTCTACACCTTCTTCATCGCGCTGCGCGTGAACGCCGCCGAGGAAGGCTCCGATTCCCGCTTCCGCTGGATGATGGCGGGCCTGATCGGCAATCTCGGCGTGCTCGCCTATTTCAAATACGCGAATTTCGGCGTGCAGAGCTTCAACCAGGTGGTGACGGCGATGGGCTTCGCCCCCACCCCCTGGCATGAGATCATCCTGCCCATCGGCCTCAGCTTCTATGTGCTGCAATCAGTCAGCTACCTGATCGACGTCTGGCGCAAGGACGTGCCGGTCAGCCGCAATTTCGTGGCCTATGCGGCCTACAAGGCCATCTTCAGCCAGCTCATCGCCGGCCCGATCGTGCGCTACGCCGAGATCGAGCATGACCTGAAGTACCGCGTCCACACTTGGGAGAAGTTCGGCCTGGGCGCCCGGCGCTTCATGATCGGCTTCTGCATGAAGGTGCTGATCGCCGACACGATCGCGCCGATGGTGGACGTGGTCTATGCGCTGCCCAACCCCTCCATGGCTGATGCCTGGGCGGGGGCGGTCGGCTACACGCTGCAGTTGTTCTTCGACTTCGCCGGCTATTCGGCCATGGCGATCGGCCTCGCGCAGATGTGCGCCTTCCGATTCCCGGAGAACTTCAACAACCCCTATCTCGCGGGCAATATCCAGGAATTCTGGCAGCGCTGGCACATGACGCTGAGCCGCTTCCTGCGCGACTACCTCTACATCTCGCTGGGCGGCAACCGGAAAGGCCCGGTGCGCACCTATGTGAACCTGCTGCTCACCATGGTGATCGGCGGCTTCTGGCATGGCGCCAACTGGACCTTCATCATCTGGGGCTTCTGGCATGGCGGGCTGCTCGCGCTGCACCGCTACTGGCGGGCGGCGGGGAATGGGCCGATGCCCTTCATCCTGGGCAATGCGCTGCTGATGCTGGCCGTCATCCTCGGCTGGGTCGCCTTCCGCGCGCATGACGTGACCAGCGCCTTCGCCATGTACGGCGCCATGTTCTGGCCCTCCAGCGTGGGTCTCTCCGATGCGCTGGCATGGCAGGTCACGCCCGACCAGTGGTGGTGCGTGCTGATCGGCATCGTGCTGGTCTACCTGCCCCTGTTCGGCACGCGCCTGCCCTGGCAGCGGCCGGTGGAGGCGATGGGCGGCTTCTGGCGCCTGTGCTGGTTCTGGGCGCCGACGGCGGGGTTCATCCTGGGGATGATCCTGCTCTACAGCCGCGCCGCCGTTCCCTTCCTCTACTTCCAGTTCTGA
- the cnbZ gene encoding 2-amino-5-chloromuconate deaminase CnbZ, whose translation MQPRSVPFAPGGYRFVPGRQFSGGVAAEPGFALRRVRFREPLPLARGLAAARAILDALGRPPEALAACELRSPLPLPIAEFLAFNETYLAALRANGFAAHPPYPIGRSNLAPILAPPAEVALFAVTFTVPRAGQAEGAGGTDFFISGKPETSAAASFEEGIVGGADVSPAGLRVKAEYVMAELRARMAELGVEEHRVTGAQAYTIHPLEPVLEIVTGRLPLAWGGLTLVPAHPPVTGLAFEVDLRAISEECVA comes from the coding sequence ATGCAACCCCGATCCGTCCCCTTCGCCCCTGGCGGCTACCGCTTCGTGCCTGGCCGGCAATTCTCCGGCGGCGTCGCGGCCGAGCCGGGATTCGCCCTGCGGCGCGTGCGCTTCCGCGAACCCCTGCCGCTCGCCCGGGGCCTCGCCGCCGCGCGCGCCATCCTCGACGCGCTGGGCCGCCCGCCCGAGGCGCTGGCCGCTTGCGAGCTGCGTTCGCCCCTGCCGCTGCCCATCGCGGAATTCCTGGCCTTCAACGAGACCTATCTGGCCGCGCTGCGGGCCAATGGCTTCGCGGCGCACCCGCCCTATCCGATCGGGCGCAGCAACCTCGCGCCCATCCTGGCGCCACCGGCCGAGGTGGCGCTGTTCGCCGTCACCTTCACCGTGCCAAGGGCGGGCCAGGCCGAGGGCGCGGGCGGCACGGATTTCTTCATCTCCGGCAAGCCTGAGACCAGCGCCGCCGCGAGCTTCGAGGAAGGCATCGTGGGCGGCGCCGATGTCTCGCCCGCCGGCCTGCGCGTGAAGGCCGAGTATGTGATGGCGGAGCTGCGTGCCCGCATGGCCGAACTCGGCGTGGAGGAACATCGCGTGACGGGCGCGCAGGCCTACACCATCCATCCGCTGGAGCCGGTGCTGGAGATCGTCACCGGGCGCCTGCCGCTGGCCTGGGGCGGCCTGACGCTGGTACCGGCGCATCCACCCGTCACCGGCCTGGCCTTCGAGGTGGATCTGCGCGCGATTTCCGAGGAGTGCGTCGCGTGA
- the bcsD gene encoding cellulose biosynthesis protein BcsD, with the protein MQDQINDPDALTYIARRGVAPQWRLFLRAMMETLETHLDHGAREGLLRMVGARMAALMPLPACATLAELEARMNDTLAAADWGYVRLSFDANSNSVMLRHVAAPLVGTHADLTGAWLGSVLEGLYGTWFSHQPGAEPGIQVRRWGGDGGAMLLRYARG; encoded by the coding sequence GTGCAGGACCAGATCAACGATCCCGATGCCCTGACCTACATCGCCCGGCGCGGCGTGGCGCCGCAATGGCGTCTCTTTCTGCGCGCGATGATGGAAACACTGGAAACTCATCTCGACCACGGAGCGCGCGAGGGGCTGCTGCGGATGGTCGGCGCCCGCATGGCGGCGCTGATGCCGCTGCCGGCCTGCGCGACCCTGGCCGAGCTCGAGGCCCGGATGAACGACACGCTGGCCGCGGCCGATTGGGGCTATGTCCGCCTCAGCTTCGACGCGAACAGCAACAGCGTGATGCTGCGCCATGTGGCGGCGCCTCTGGTCGGCACGCATGCGGACCTGACCGGCGCCTGGCTCGGCTCGGTGCTCGAAGGCCTCTATGGCACCTGGTTCAGCCATCAGCCCGGCGCGGAGCCGGGCATCCAGGTCCGCCGCTGGGGCGGGGATGGCGGGGCCATGTTGCTGCGCTACGCACGGGGATAG
- a CDS encoding Bug family tripartite tricarboxylate transporter substrate binding protein translates to MATPALVQAQPQAWPTGPIRFIGLFPPGGGTDILSRLWCLKMSEMTGQQFIVENRSGSGGNVGTEAIARAAPDGNTIGLASVAPLSIGPTLYGRLPFNPSQDFSLVSGLWQLPNLLVVNNDVPARSVPELIALLKANPGRYAYASSGSGTTVHLSGEMFKAMAGVDMLHVPYRGAAPAHVDIQGGRVHMIFDNIPQGLALAREGRLRALAVTGATRSPQAPEIPAMAEFLPGFEITSWGGVMGPAGMPPAIIHRLNQLTKESLESADLKRRFEENGAATWYTTPEDFATFRAANEAAFAPLIRASGARVD, encoded by the coding sequence TTGGCCACGCCTGCCCTGGTGCAGGCCCAGCCGCAGGCCTGGCCCACCGGCCCCATCCGCTTCATCGGATTGTTCCCCCCGGGCGGCGGCACGGACATCCTCTCGCGCCTCTGGTGCCTCAAGATGAGCGAGATGACGGGGCAGCAGTTCATCGTCGAGAACCGCTCCGGCTCCGGCGGGAATGTCGGCACGGAGGCGATCGCGCGCGCGGCGCCGGACGGCAACACCATCGGCCTGGCCAGCGTGGCGCCGCTCTCCATCGGGCCCACGCTCTACGGGCGGCTGCCCTTCAACCCCTCGCAGGATTTCTCGCTCGTCTCCGGCCTGTGGCAGTTGCCCAACCTCCTGGTGGTGAACAACGACGTGCCGGCGCGCTCGGTGCCTGAGCTGATCGCGCTGCTGAAGGCCAATCCGGGGCGCTACGCCTATGCCTCCTCCGGCTCCGGCACCACGGTCCATCTCTCGGGCGAGATGTTCAAGGCGATGGCGGGCGTGGACATGCTGCACGTGCCCTATCGCGGCGCGGCGCCGGCGCATGTGGATATCCAGGGCGGCCGCGTGCACATGATCTTCGACAACATCCCGCAGGGCCTGGCCCTGGCGCGCGAGGGACGGTTGCGCGCGCTTGCCGTGACGGGGGCGACGCGCAGCCCGCAGGCGCCCGAGATCCCGGCCATGGCGGAATTCCTGCCGGGCTTCGAGATCACCTCCTGGGGTGGCGTGATGGGCCCGGCGGGGATGCCGCCCGCCATCATTCATCGGCTGAACCAGCTGACGAAGGAGTCGCTCGAAAGCGCCGACCTGAAGCGCCGCTTCGAGGAGAACGGCGCCGCCACCTGGTACACGACGCCCGAGGATTTCGCGACCTTCCGCGCCGCGAACGAGGCGGCCTTCGCGCCGCTGATCCGCGCCTCGGGCGCACGGGTGGATTGA